Proteins encoded in a region of the Mixophyes fleayi isolate aMixFle1 chromosome 5, aMixFle1.hap1, whole genome shotgun sequence genome:
- the LOC142157832 gene encoding transcription factor Sox-17-alpha-like, which produces MSSPDGGYASDDQIQGKCSVPMMMPGLGQCQWAETLSTMGDTKVKCESGSANPRGKAEARIRRPMNAFMVWAKDERKRLAQQNPDLHNAELSKMLGKSWKSLTLPEKRPFVEEAERLRVQHMQDHPNYKYRPRRRKQVKRMKRAETGFMHISEQTDPAVLVSDGRMCVDNFSLGYPEQPYHHSQLPQTGHYREHQVMGAHYESYSLPTPETSPLDIAETDPVFFTSSAQEECQMIPYSYNAPYPSHQQTPAMLGRHISQSEQMGNGSPVHSMMGCQTPPQMYYSQMYMPSADRHRPVSQDGQPSPPPEPQPMGRVEHVQQAEMLGEVDRTEFEQYLSYVAKTEIGMHYHGQEQAALSAENGLISSVLSDASTAVYYCNYPNV; this is translated from the exons ATGAGCAGTCCTGATGGTGGATACGCCAGTGACGACCAGATCCAAGGAAAGTGCTCAGTGCCAATGATGATGCCCGGACTGGGGCAGTGCCAGTGGGCAGAGACCTTGAGCACCATGGGGGATACTAAGGTGAAATGCGAATCAGGATCTGCCAATCCCAGGGGGAAAGCTGAGGCTCGGATCCGACGTCCTATGAACGCGTTTATGGTCTGGGCTAAAGATGAGCGCAAGAGACTGGCCCAACAGAACCCGGATCTGCACAATGCAGAGCTCAGCAAGATGCTAG GAAAGTCCTGGAAATCTCTGACGCTGCCTGAAAAGCGACCATTTGTGGAGGAAGCCGAGAGGCTGAGAGTACAACACATGCAGGATCATCCAAACTACAAGTACAGACCCAGGAGGAGGAAGCAGGTGAAGAGGATGAAGAGGGCAGAAACTGGCTTCATGCACATTTCAGAGCAGACTGACCCCGCAGTCCTGGTTAGTGATGGGAGGATGTGTGTAGATAACTTTAGTCTGGGGTATCCTGAGCAGCCCTATCATCACAGCCAGCTGCCTCAGACCGGCCACTACAGAGAGCACCAGGTGATGGGTGCCCACTATGAAAGCTACAGCTTGCCCACACCTGAAACCTCACCCCTGGATATAGCTGAAACTGACCCTGTCTTCTTCACATCTTCTGCTCAGGAAGAATGTCAGATGATCCCCTACAGCTACAATGCTCCATATCCTTCTCACCAGCAGACTCCTGCCATGCTGGGTAGACATATATCACAGTCTGAGCAAATGGGCAACGGGAGCCCTGTACATAGCATGATGGGATGTCAGACACCTCCACAGATGTACTACAGTCAGATGTACATGCCGAGCGCTGACAGACACCGTCCAGTGTCACAAGATGGGCAGCCCTCCCCTCCGCCAGAGCCCCAGCCGATGGGCAGAGTAGAACATGTGCAGCAGGCGGAGATGTTGGGTGAGGTGGACAGGACTGAATTTGAACAATATCTCAGTTATGTAGCAAAGACTGAAATAGGAATGCATTACCATGGACAGGAGCAAGCCGCCCTCAGTGCAGAGAATGGCCTTATATCTTCTGTATTGTCAGATGCCAGCACTGCTGTTTACTACTGCAATTacccaaatgtatga